The DNA segment ATTTAGTCAGATTTAGGCAATTGTTTAAAATAGTCTTGATTCTTTTTGGAAACTCACCTCCTTTCTGAAAGAGCCAGAAGCTTTACCAGGAGACATAAGAATTCTCACTAACTTCTAGTGGTAGGTTTGTTTCCAACAAAAATCACAGCTTTCTGTTCAAGTGAAAAGACTTCTAGAAGACCCTTTTCCACGTGTTACTGATACTACACAGGTAACCTGCAGCCCTGGGATTCTTGTTTCATCCACAGAGAAGCTGAAGAAGGTGGCTAGCACTGACACCTGAATTCTGTATATAAAACAATTCCCGACAGCTCAGATAGGATTTCTGAAAACCATCAAATCTCTACCTACCTAGCccatgacattcttttttttttttttttaataggaaaaaagtaCCCAAGGTGGGGGGAAAAAGAACTCAGCTGAATAAACTGAGGATTCAGAAGCAAGGCAGACATCTAAAAAGGAAACCTCAGCTATCTCTGATTCCACACCAGAGTTAGGCAAAACAGTGAAGACTGCAGTGCGAGGTTACAAGCTTTGCGTCTGCCCCGGGGCACCTTCACCCAAACCAAAAGCAGTGGCCGCCAAACTCACAGAGAGGACACAGAACACAAGGCCCACGCCCGTCTCACTCACGTTATCAAACGCGACTTTGCCTTCTTGGGTGATTCTAAGATTTCACTAATATGACTACCGGCGGGAGAACCAAAGTCACTGCTCGCTAAAGTCAGAGCGGGTTTAAAGGGATCCATGGATTCGTCAAACTGATCTGGGTCAAAGCCGTAGGAGCCCTGAGCCGAGAGCAGGGGCGAGCGCTGCAGCGGGGAGTGGCCCCCAAAGGGCCCGAAGTCGGGGCTCTCCCCGGGACACGGGGGGGGACCCGGCTCTGAGGACGCCCCTGCCCCCGGGGCGCCCGCTGGCTCCCCGGCGCCGTCTTTCTGAACCTTGGGCGTCACCCTGCTGCCCGGTTTCCGGCCGGGTTTCCTCGGGAGGGCTTTCCTGGACTCCACAGTCTCCACGTCTTCCGTGAAGTCGAACTCCAGTTTCAAAGGGGAGCTCCTCACCGCCTCCGGCAGCTCAGCCCCCGAGTCGTGGGTGTCACCGCCGGGGGCACACGCTGTCTCCCTCACCTCGGGGGGACACTTCTGGCTCCTGTCACCTCCTAGCAGGGCAGGGGTGGCGGCGTTCCCAGCCACTCCGTCGGGACCGGACTGGCGGTCCGCCCGGGGAAGACGCGCGCCCTCCGGGGCGGGGTGGGCTTCGGGGACCCCGCCGCCTGCCGCCTTCTTCCTCAGGGGGACGGGCCTGGGCTTCCGCAGCCTGCTTCTGCCGGCCCCGGGCTCCGGACACGGGCTGCCCGCCTCCGCGTCGCCGTCCGCTGAGGCCTCCCGCGTGGCCCCCATGGCGCCCTCGGTCATCGCCTGGTCCTGGGCGGCGCCCGGCGCGCGGGGGCAGAGCCCGGCCTGGTCTAGGACCGCGGCCGCGCAGCCATGAGCCGCTGCCGGGCCAGGCGGCCCCCGGGGCGCCGTGGAATTCTTGGTTTCTACGGAAAACGGCCTCACGACAGAGATTTTGCTCACATCGTGTTCAGGTTCTTCTCTGAAACCCTTGACTGAGTAAGACGCAGTAGCGGGCTGAGCCGCCTTGTTTGCTGAGGGTCTAGAACCAGCCTCGGACGGCCATTTTCCAACCACTTCTGCTACCAGCTGTTCGTCCACTTCCTGTGAgtctaaaacaaaacacaaaagccgTCTGTTAACAAATTACCTTTTCAGCATTGGTGAATATTCTCCACTAGCTGACGCCACGCGAACGGCCAGCTCTGCCCTCTTTGCTTTCACGAAGCATCCCTAAGGTTCTGCAACGATGGCGGTGTGGCCTGGAGGCGGACGGCTGGTACTGCACTCTAAAGCGAATCTTCCCAGCCCAAACGGTGTGTGTGTACTATCCAAGTCATACAAATAATAATTATACCAAACAGAGCTATTTAGGAAAAGGCTAAATAGATCGTGGGCCCTCTGCAAAGCATATTAATATGATGTTAAAATTCCTCAGGTTAAAACAACTGGTCTGGCTGGAAGAAACTTTGGATGCTGACAGCTCAGGTACAGGGATCTCACCTGGCACGGATACGGTTCCCAGGCACTGCCTGAGAGTTTCAGGGTCCGGATTTTATGCACTAAGCGGGTTTTAATCTCTGGATGTTAAGTATTCCCTCTTCCCCACAATAGAGTTTAAATAACTGGACTGTTTTAATATTAAATCAAAAAGTCATCATGGCCTGCTCAGAATAACTtctctgtacacttaaaaacggaAAGCGCCAAATAAAAAAACTAATTAGAAAAAGCAGAGATAGCAAAGTGGCTTTATGAACAAACAGCCCTTATTTTACTAAAACACAAATCATAAAACAATAAAGTTACTTCTTCTTTAGAAGCTTTGTCTCTAAGCTGGCCAGGAATCTTCTCAAATCATTTGTGAAAATGAAAGATCCTTTTTAATTGGGGTTTTATAAGGAGAAACACTGCAATCAGGAAGGTGTAAATGAAGGTATTTCTTTAAAGCACAAATTAAGATAGTGATTTCCTGACTTAGGTATCTGAAATGATAATAGAGTAGCAGCAAAAACTGAGTAAACTGGTTATTATCATAGTATCTCATGATTTAAGGGAAGCTCAGAGATGACCATCTAATCCTACTTCCTGACGGTAATCCTAATCCTAATCCAGGATCAAAGAACTGAGCATCACGGGGAGAGTTTTTTTAAAGCACTCACACATCTTTTTACACGATTCCTTTATGGCTGGAATTGGGCAGTGGTTTACAAACTATTCTGCACAGATGCTTCAGATATTCTAACCAATGTCCAACATGTCTTGTTCTTAAAGATATATTTAACTATTATTaatactgtaattttttaaaaagctctcaaTGCATGATACCTGGGATTTAACTAACATACTTcaaaaggatattttttaaaaagagaaagcaaatgtggcaaaatcttGATAACTGTTGAATCCAAGGATGGGTATATAGGAGTTTTCATTGTACTATTTTCTCTATCGTATACTCTTGAaccctttcaaaataaaaaaatttaaaacaactgcATTTCACACAGAATTTTAATGAGAACGTTTTAAAGTGTACTGACAACTTCACTTGTGTGTGTACAGACTCTCTATTCTCTCTCCATGTATTTGAGCTGTGATGCAGGTGTTATTGACTGTTTCTCTGTGCTGATGGCGGGTGGGAGGGTAGACAAGCAACAGTGAAAGCACAGCATCAAAACCCCAGGGCTGCAAAAATCTACATGCAACAGGCTCGGTTAGAAGCCAGGCTGGGTCTGGGCACACCTGCTCACACCCTAGCATCAGTCGGTTGAATACAATCCAATCTTGATTATACCAAAGTACAGACAGTTACCGCTTATTTTACGTgagccacagagagcgctgaagcAGGGGTGGATCGAAATCAGATTTACGTTCTCAACAGCTCTCTCCAGTTGAAATGTGGAAGGAGGTCAAAATGGAACAAACAGAACCGCTAGCATATTATTCTGGGGCTTCGACTAGGGTGGTGCTAATGGACAGGAAGAGACGTGCACAGTAACTGAGAAAATGAGGTGACACGTGATAAGGCTTGGTGACAGGCTGGATGTAGgactgaaggaggaggaggcatcAAAGATGACTCGTACGTTTTCAGCTCGTGGAATGAGAGGGTGGTATTACTGTTCAACGAGATTCAGGGGTACCAGCCGAAGAGCTTGGGGCTgtcgggctggggtggggaggttggCCCTGGACACCGAGAGCTGTCTGGGACCCTGAAGCAGAGATGCTGAGTAGGAAGTAAGTAGCGCAGACACATCTGGGCTGCAACTAGTACTTGACCTAACTGAAGCCACGATGTACATGTGACTGACTACCTTCGAAGTCACACTGGATACTACTTAACTGTAAGGTATCTCCCTCCTACATTGCATCTTTGAGCCTTAGCATatcttattctaaaattttaaatagaggttgattatctttttttctaaaaagaagtTACCTAAAAaggattaatttaaaatgaaagttgAAGTTTAATCATCTTTGTAAATTAAAAGAGTATTATTAATCACAACATCATAGTTATATAGGAAAGCGCCCAAACATTTTAGAGATGcatactgaaatatttgtgaCATGATACCTggaacttgttttaaaaatactaaagcagcaaaacaaaagaaaaagaaggtcaTGGTGGGGACAAATTTGGGCAAATGGGGACAATGATTTAACCTGGGCAGTGGGCACAC comes from the Eubalaena glacialis isolate mEubGla1 chromosome 20, mEubGla1.1.hap2.+ XY, whole genome shotgun sequence genome and includes:
- the TACC1 gene encoding transforming acidic coiled-coil-containing protein 1 isoform X5, translating into MPKGERRPGDHRRRDSQEVDEQLVAEVVGKWPSEAGSRPSANKAAQPATASYSVKGFREEPEHDVSKISVVRPFSVETKNSTAPRGPPGPAAAHGCAAAVLDQAGLCPRAPGAAQDQAMTEGAMGATREASADGDAEAGSPCPEPGAGRSRLRKPRPVPLRKKAAGGGVPEAHPAPEGARLPRADRQSGPDGVAGNAATPALLGGDRSQKCPPEVRETACAPGGDTHDSGAELPEAVRSSPLKLEFDFTEDVETVESRKALPRKPGRKPGSRVTPKVQKDGAGEPAGAPGAGASSEPGPPPCPGESPDFGPFGGHSPLQRSPLLSAQGSYGFDPDQFDESMDPFKPALTLASSDFGSPAGSHISEILESPKKAKSRLITSGCKVKKYEAQSLALDGCSQDEGAVISQISDISNRDGHATDEEKLASTSSGQKPIGAEGKGEPEDDLEYFECSNVPVSAINHAFSSSEAGTEKETCQQMEKDGPAVPALLESLGEKGPVSVACGGESPLDGICLSESDKTAVLTLIREEIITKEMEANEWKKKYEETRQEVLEMRKIVAEYEKTIAQMIEDEQRTSMTSQKSFQQLTMEKEQALADLNSVERSLSDLFRRYENLKGVLEGFKKNEEALKKCAQDYLARVKQEEQRYQALKIHAEEKLDKANEEIAQVRTKAKAESAALHAGLRKEQMKVESLERALQQKNQEIEELTKICDELIAKLGKTD